One genomic segment of Microtus ochrogaster isolate Prairie Vole_2 linkage group LG8, MicOch1.0, whole genome shotgun sequence includes these proteins:
- the Myt1 gene encoding myelin transcription factor 1 isoform X2 has product MSLESDDKRARTRSKTLRGPPETTGADLSCPTPGCTGSGHVRGKYSRHRSLQSCPLAKKRKLEDAEAEHLVSKRKSHPLRLALDEGYRMDSDGSEDAEVKDASVSDESEGPLEEAEAEMSGQEEIHHPQPAEGKSLIKSHFGSNSTSSSSGFSKGSYSSYQGIIATSLLNLGRIAEETLVQEDSVPVAKLGPTAVHQLQDEAAMGASNDEAEKDLFIQPEDVEEVIEVTSERSQEPCPQSLEDTVSEESNKQKGVLGHEEEGEDEEEDEEEEEEEEEEGEEVEDEDEEEEEEEEEEEEEEEEEATPNVIFGENTPPTSAQKPSSEFRGPELSSPKPEYSVIVEVRSDDDKDEDSHSQKSAVTDESEMYDMMTRGNLGLLEQAIALKAEQVHTVCEPGCLPAEQGHLGPGEPGKVAKPLDVVRKSCYSKDPSRVEKREIKCPTPGCDGTGHVTGLYPHHRSLSGCPHKDRIPPEILAMHENVLKCPTPGCTGQGHVNSNRNTHRSLSGCPIAAAEKLAKSHEKQQLQTGDPPKNNSNSDRILRPMCFVKELEVPPYGSYRPSVAPATPRANLAKELEKFSKVTFDYASFDAQVFGKRMLAPKIQTNETSPKAFQCFDYSHDAEAAHMAATAILNLSTRCWEMPENLSTKPQDLPSKAVDIEVDENGTLDLSMHKHRKRESNTFPSSGSCGSSPGVKSPDVSQRQSTTSAPSSSITSPQSSQASRQDEWDRPLDYTKPSRLREEEPEESEPAAHSFASSEADDQEVSEENFEERKYPGEVTLTNFKLKFLSKDIKKELLTCPTPGCDGSGHITGNYASHRSLSGCPLADKSLRNLMAAHSADLKCPTPGCDGSGHITGNYASHRRCPVPGCVGLGHISGKYASHRSASGCPLAARRQKEGTLNGSSFSWKSLKNEGPTCPTPGCDGSGHANGSFLTHRSLSGCPRATFAGKKGKLSGDETLSPKFKTSDVLENDEEIKQLNQEIRDLNESNSEMEAAMVQLQSQISSMEKNLKNIEEENKLIEEQNEALFLELSGLSQALIQSLANIRLPHMEPICEQNFDAYVNTLTDMYSNQDCYQNPENKGLLETIKQAVRGIQV; this is encoded by the exons CTGTCCTACCCCAGGGTGTACTGGTTCAGGACATGTTCGGGGAAAGTACTCCAGACATCGAAG CTTACAGAGTTGCCCTCTGGCCAAGAAGAGAAAACTGGAGGATGCTGAGGCTGAGCACCTGGTATCCAAAAGGAAGTCACACCCTCTGAGGCTGGCTTTGGATGAAGGCTACCGAATGGACAGTGATGGCAGTGAGGATGCCGAGGTGAAGGACGCCTCTGTTTCGGATGAATCAGAAGGTCCCCTGGAGGAGGCGGAGGCTGAGATGTCAGGACAGGAGGAGATTCATCACCCCCAGCCAGCTGAAG GAAAAAGCCTCATCAAATCCCATTTTGGATCCAACTCCACAAGCagctcttctggcttctccaaAGGAAGCTACAGCAGCTACCAGGGAATCATCGCAACTTCCCTTCTAAATCTGGGCCGAATTGCTGAAGAGACCCTTGTGCAGGAGGATTCAGTCCCAGTAGCTAAGTTGGGCCCCACTGCTGTTCATCAACTTCAGGATGAGGCTGCAATGGGGGCCAGCAATGATGAAGCTGAAAAGGACCTCTTTATACAGCCAGAGGATGTGGAGGAGGTCATTGAAGTCACCAGTGAACGTTCCCAAGAGCCATGCCCCCAGTCTCTGGAGGATACGGTTAGTGAAGAGTCAAACAAGCAGAAAGGTGTCCTAGGtcatgaggaggagggagaggatgaggaggaggatgaagaagaagaggaggaggaagaggaggaaggagaagaggtaGAGGAcgaagatgaagaggaagaagaggaagaagaagaggaggaggaagaagaggaggaagaagcaacTCCAAATGTGATCTTTGGGGAAAACACTCCCCCTACCTCTGCCCAGAAGCCTTCCTCTGAGTTCCGAGGCCCAGAGCTATCCAGTCCCAAGCCTGAGTATTCAGTCATTGTGGAGGTCCGTTCTGATGATGACAAGGATGAAGACTCACATTCCCAGAAGTCAGCAGTCACAGATGAATCAGAGATGTATGACATGATGACCCGTGGGAATCTGGGCCTTCTGGAGCAGGCCATCGCCCTGAAGGCTGAGCAGGTGCATACTGTCTGTGAgccaggctgcctgcctgctgagcAGGGCCATCTGggcccaggagagccagggaaggTGGCAAAGCCCCTGGATGTGGTGAGGAAGAGCTGCTACAGCAAAG ATCCTTCCAGGGTGGAGAAGCGTGAAATCAAGTGTCCGACACCTGGCTGTGATGGCACTGGGCATGTTACTGGGTTGTATCCTCATCACCGTAGCCTGTCTGGCTGTCCCCACAAGGATAGAATCCCTCCAGAGA TCTTGGCCATGCATGAAAATGTGCTGAAGTGCCCCACGCCTGGCTGCACGGGCCAAGGCCATGTGAACAGCAACCGCAATACCCACAGAAG tTTGTCTGGGTGTCCCATTGCTGCTGCTGAAAAATTAGCCAAATCTCATGAGAAGCAGCAACTGCAGACAGGAGATCCTCCCAAAAATAACTCCAATTCAGATCGGATCCTCAG GCCCATGTGCTTTGTGAAGGAGCTGGAGGTTCCTCCTTATGGGAGCTACCGACCCAGTGTGGCTCCCGCCACGCCCAGGGCCAACTTGGCCAAGGAGCTGGAGAAGTTCTCCAAAGTCACCTTTGACTACGCAAGTTTTGATGCTCAGGTTTTTGGCAAACGTATGCTTGCCCCAAAGATTCAGACCAACGAAACCTCACCCAAAGCCTTCCAAT GCTTCGATTACTCTCATGATGCTGAGGCTGCACACATGGCTGCCACTGCCATTCTGAACCTCTCCACTCGATGCTGGGAGATGCCAGAGAACCTCAGCACAAAGCCACAGGACCTCCCCAGCAAG GCTGTGGACATTGAGGTAGATGAAAATGGAACTCTGGACTTGAGCATGCATAAACATCGCAAGCGGGAAAGCAACACTTTCCCCAGCAGTGGCAGTTGCGGTAGCAGCCCTGGTGTCAAGTCTCCTGATGTCTCTCAGCGCCAGAGCACTACCAGTGCCCCCAGCAGCTCCATAACCTCACCCCAGTCCAGCCAGGCATCCCGCCAGGATGAGTGGGACCGTCCCCTAGACTACACCAAACCCAGCCGCCTTCGCGAGGAAGAGCCTGAGGAG tcaGAGCCAGCAGCacattcttttgcttcttctgaaGCAGATGATCAGGAGGTGTCAGAAGAGAACTTTGAGGAGCGGAAGTACCCAGGGGAAGTCACCCTGACCAACTTTAAGCTGAAATTTCTTTCCAAGGACATAAAGAAGGAGCTTCTCAC ctGTCCCACCCCTGGCTGTGATGGCAGTGGTCATATCACCGGGAACTATGCCTCCCATCGCAG CCTCTCTGGTTGCCCTCTTGCTGACAAGAGCCTCAGAAACCTCATGGCTGCCCACTCTGCTGACCTCAA GTGCCCCACACCTGGCTGTGATGGCTCTGGCCACATAACAGGGAACTATGCTTCACATCGGAG gtgcCCAGTTCCAGGCTGTGTGGGGCTCGGCCATATCAGTGGCAAATATGCCTCTCACAGGAGTGCTTCTGGCTGCCCGCTGGCTGCTCGGAGGCAGAAAGAGGGTACTCTCAATGGTTCATCTTTCTCCTGGAAGTCGCTGAAGAATGAGGGCCCTACTTGCCCAACCCCAGGCTGTGACGGCTCTGGCCATGCCAATGGCAGCTTCCTCACCCACCGAAG TTTGTCTGGCTGTCCCAGAGCAACCTTtgctggaaagaaaggaaaactctcAGGTGATGAGACTCTCAGCCCAAAGTTCAAGACAAGCGATG tGCTGGAGAATGATGAGGAGATCAAGCAGCTAAATCAGGAGATACGAGACCTGAATGAGTCCAACTCGGAGATGGAGGCTGCCATGGTACAGCTGCAGTCCCAG ATCTCTTCCATGGAGAAGAACTTGAAGAACATTGAGGAGGAGAACAAGCTCATTGAGGAGCAGAATGAGGCCCTATTTCTGGAATTGTCCGGGCTGAGCCAGGCCCTCATCCAAAGTCTTGCCAATATCCGCCTTCCACACATG GAGCCAATATGTGAACAGAATTTTGACGCCTATGTGAACACCCTCACTGACATGTACTCCAATCAGGATTGCTACCAGAACCCGGAGAACAAAGGCCTTCTGGAAACGATCAAGCAAGCTGTGAGGGGCATTCAGGTTTAG
- the Myt1 gene encoding myelin transcription factor 1 isoform X1: MSLESDDKRARTRSKTLRGPPETTGADLSCPTPGCTGSGHVRGKYSRHRSLQSCPLAKKRKLEDAEAEHLVSKRKSHPLRLALDEGYRMDSDGSEDAEVKDASVSDESEGPLEEAEAEMSGQEEIHHPQPAEGKSLIKSHFGSNSTSSSSGFSKGSYSSYQGIIATSLLNLGRIAEETLVQEDSVPVAKLGPTAVHQLQDEAAMGASNDEAEKDLFIQPEDVEEVIEVTSERSQEPCPQSLEDTVSEESNKQKGVLGHEEEGEDEEEDEEEEEEEEEEGEEVEDEDEEEEEEEEEEEEEEEEEATPNVIFGENTPPTSAQKPSSEFRGPELSSPKPEYSVIVEVRSDDDKDEDSHSQKSAVTDESEMYDMMTRGNLGLLEQAIALKAEQVHTVCEPGCLPAEQGHLGPGEPGKVAKPLDVVRKSCYSKDPSRVEKREIKCPTPGCDGTGHVTGLYPHHRSLSGCPHKDRIPPEILAMHENVLKCPTPGCTGQGHVNSNRNTHRSLSGCPIAAAEKLAKSHEKQQLQTGDPPKNNSNSDRILRPMCFVKELEVPPYGSYRPSVAPATPRANLAKELEKFSKVTFDYASFDAQVFGKRMLAPKIQTNETSPKAFQCFDYSHDAEAAHMAATAILNLSTRCWEMPENLSTKPQDLPSKAVDIEVDENGTLDLSMHKHRKRESNTFPSSGSCGSSPGVKSPDVSQRQSTTSAPSSSITSPQSSQASRQDEWDRPLDYTKPSRLREEEPEESEPAAHSFASSEADDQEVSEENFEERKYPGEVTLTNFKLKFLSKDIKKELLTCPTPGCDGSGHITGNYASHRSLSGCPLADKSLRNLMAAHSADLKCPTPGCDGSGHITGNYASHRSLSGCPRAKKSGLKVAPTKDDKEDPELMKCPVPGCVGLGHISGKYASHRSASGCPLAARRQKEGTLNGSSFSWKSLKNEGPTCPTPGCDGSGHANGSFLTHRSLSGCPRATFAGKKGKLSGDETLSPKFKTSDVLENDEEIKQLNQEIRDLNESNSEMEAAMVQLQSQISSMEKNLKNIEEENKLIEEQNEALFLELSGLSQALIQSLANIRLPHMEPICEQNFDAYVNTLTDMYSNQDCYQNPENKGLLETIKQAVRGIQV, encoded by the exons CTGTCCTACCCCAGGGTGTACTGGTTCAGGACATGTTCGGGGAAAGTACTCCAGACATCGAAG CTTACAGAGTTGCCCTCTGGCCAAGAAGAGAAAACTGGAGGATGCTGAGGCTGAGCACCTGGTATCCAAAAGGAAGTCACACCCTCTGAGGCTGGCTTTGGATGAAGGCTACCGAATGGACAGTGATGGCAGTGAGGATGCCGAGGTGAAGGACGCCTCTGTTTCGGATGAATCAGAAGGTCCCCTGGAGGAGGCGGAGGCTGAGATGTCAGGACAGGAGGAGATTCATCACCCCCAGCCAGCTGAAG GAAAAAGCCTCATCAAATCCCATTTTGGATCCAACTCCACAAGCagctcttctggcttctccaaAGGAAGCTACAGCAGCTACCAGGGAATCATCGCAACTTCCCTTCTAAATCTGGGCCGAATTGCTGAAGAGACCCTTGTGCAGGAGGATTCAGTCCCAGTAGCTAAGTTGGGCCCCACTGCTGTTCATCAACTTCAGGATGAGGCTGCAATGGGGGCCAGCAATGATGAAGCTGAAAAGGACCTCTTTATACAGCCAGAGGATGTGGAGGAGGTCATTGAAGTCACCAGTGAACGTTCCCAAGAGCCATGCCCCCAGTCTCTGGAGGATACGGTTAGTGAAGAGTCAAACAAGCAGAAAGGTGTCCTAGGtcatgaggaggagggagaggatgaggaggaggatgaagaagaagaggaggaggaagaggaggaaggagaagaggtaGAGGAcgaagatgaagaggaagaagaggaagaagaagaggaggaggaagaagaggaggaagaagcaacTCCAAATGTGATCTTTGGGGAAAACACTCCCCCTACCTCTGCCCAGAAGCCTTCCTCTGAGTTCCGAGGCCCAGAGCTATCCAGTCCCAAGCCTGAGTATTCAGTCATTGTGGAGGTCCGTTCTGATGATGACAAGGATGAAGACTCACATTCCCAGAAGTCAGCAGTCACAGATGAATCAGAGATGTATGACATGATGACCCGTGGGAATCTGGGCCTTCTGGAGCAGGCCATCGCCCTGAAGGCTGAGCAGGTGCATACTGTCTGTGAgccaggctgcctgcctgctgagcAGGGCCATCTGggcccaggagagccagggaaggTGGCAAAGCCCCTGGATGTGGTGAGGAAGAGCTGCTACAGCAAAG ATCCTTCCAGGGTGGAGAAGCGTGAAATCAAGTGTCCGACACCTGGCTGTGATGGCACTGGGCATGTTACTGGGTTGTATCCTCATCACCGTAGCCTGTCTGGCTGTCCCCACAAGGATAGAATCCCTCCAGAGA TCTTGGCCATGCATGAAAATGTGCTGAAGTGCCCCACGCCTGGCTGCACGGGCCAAGGCCATGTGAACAGCAACCGCAATACCCACAGAAG tTTGTCTGGGTGTCCCATTGCTGCTGCTGAAAAATTAGCCAAATCTCATGAGAAGCAGCAACTGCAGACAGGAGATCCTCCCAAAAATAACTCCAATTCAGATCGGATCCTCAG GCCCATGTGCTTTGTGAAGGAGCTGGAGGTTCCTCCTTATGGGAGCTACCGACCCAGTGTGGCTCCCGCCACGCCCAGGGCCAACTTGGCCAAGGAGCTGGAGAAGTTCTCCAAAGTCACCTTTGACTACGCAAGTTTTGATGCTCAGGTTTTTGGCAAACGTATGCTTGCCCCAAAGATTCAGACCAACGAAACCTCACCCAAAGCCTTCCAAT GCTTCGATTACTCTCATGATGCTGAGGCTGCACACATGGCTGCCACTGCCATTCTGAACCTCTCCACTCGATGCTGGGAGATGCCAGAGAACCTCAGCACAAAGCCACAGGACCTCCCCAGCAAG GCTGTGGACATTGAGGTAGATGAAAATGGAACTCTGGACTTGAGCATGCATAAACATCGCAAGCGGGAAAGCAACACTTTCCCCAGCAGTGGCAGTTGCGGTAGCAGCCCTGGTGTCAAGTCTCCTGATGTCTCTCAGCGCCAGAGCACTACCAGTGCCCCCAGCAGCTCCATAACCTCACCCCAGTCCAGCCAGGCATCCCGCCAGGATGAGTGGGACCGTCCCCTAGACTACACCAAACCCAGCCGCCTTCGCGAGGAAGAGCCTGAGGAG tcaGAGCCAGCAGCacattcttttgcttcttctgaaGCAGATGATCAGGAGGTGTCAGAAGAGAACTTTGAGGAGCGGAAGTACCCAGGGGAAGTCACCCTGACCAACTTTAAGCTGAAATTTCTTTCCAAGGACATAAAGAAGGAGCTTCTCAC ctGTCCCACCCCTGGCTGTGATGGCAGTGGTCATATCACCGGGAACTATGCCTCCCATCGCAG CCTCTCTGGTTGCCCTCTTGCTGACAAGAGCCTCAGAAACCTCATGGCTGCCCACTCTGCTGACCTCAA GTGCCCCACACCTGGCTGTGATGGCTCTGGCCACATAACAGGGAACTATGCTTCACATCGGAG TTTGTCAGGCTGCCCACGTGCCAAGAAGAGTGGACTCAAGGTGGCGCCTACCAAGGATGACAAGGAGGACCCCGAGTTGATGAA gtgcCCAGTTCCAGGCTGTGTGGGGCTCGGCCATATCAGTGGCAAATATGCCTCTCACAGGAGTGCTTCTGGCTGCCCGCTGGCTGCTCGGAGGCAGAAAGAGGGTACTCTCAATGGTTCATCTTTCTCCTGGAAGTCGCTGAAGAATGAGGGCCCTACTTGCCCAACCCCAGGCTGTGACGGCTCTGGCCATGCCAATGGCAGCTTCCTCACCCACCGAAG TTTGTCTGGCTGTCCCAGAGCAACCTTtgctggaaagaaaggaaaactctcAGGTGATGAGACTCTCAGCCCAAAGTTCAAGACAAGCGATG tGCTGGAGAATGATGAGGAGATCAAGCAGCTAAATCAGGAGATACGAGACCTGAATGAGTCCAACTCGGAGATGGAGGCTGCCATGGTACAGCTGCAGTCCCAG ATCTCTTCCATGGAGAAGAACTTGAAGAACATTGAGGAGGAGAACAAGCTCATTGAGGAGCAGAATGAGGCCCTATTTCTGGAATTGTCCGGGCTGAGCCAGGCCCTCATCCAAAGTCTTGCCAATATCCGCCTTCCACACATG GAGCCAATATGTGAACAGAATTTTGACGCCTATGTGAACACCCTCACTGACATGTACTCCAATCAGGATTGCTACCAGAACCCGGAGAACAAAGGCCTTCTGGAAACGATCAAGCAAGCTGTGAGGGGCATTCAGGTTTAG